CCTGGCACCGTGGGGGCACTGTGGACGGTGGGGCTGTAGACGTAGAATCTGGACAGGCGCGGCGGATCATTGATGACGAAGGATTTCGTGAAGGTTCCGGCGGTGGTATCGTTCACGGGGAAGTTGAGGAGGATGTAGTCCGGTCTGCTCGAGCGGAAGGCGGATTTCGACATTATGGGTTGGATTTGGGAATTGAGGACAGGGGAGGGACGAGCGACGCCGACTAGACTATATGGCGGCAGCGCTCTAGTTCGGTTCGGTTTCGTACTCCGAAGGCCAGAAAACTCCACTCCGTATACATACTGAAACTGAGCGACCCTTTTATGAGAACCCTGGTTCAAATTTTTCGAGATCTAATCCTTTTCCTACTCCCGGGGTCTTTGACGGTAGGGGTTCATGCCTTAACGTAAAAAATTTCGAAGTATCAAATACAATGCTTGTACCCACCTACCGCCGAGCACCTCGGTGGTAGGGGTGCACAGACTACTACTgcctgttagaagggagagagagggatttgTGGAATCGTTATTGTATTGTTTGAGCCTCGTGGGCACATATATAGGAGTACAAAaatcaacttggagtacaagacaatgcaggaccaaatcctagtctatcctatacttcctaataatcattatactcaacatccccctggagtcacaacggtagcgacgcagacggtgagattggagaagaatccgaaggcaagccgacgacCAATCCCGTCTAAGATGATGAAGATGTCAACGAAGTAGACACGCGTTGAGATGACGAATGGCAGCGGGCAACGCCACCGGTCTATAGATCGGATAACCAAAAAAGAGAACGCCGATCAAAGCGACTGGCGAGAGATAGAAAAATCCGGATCAAGAGCGATCaccacgaccggcggacgaaccctaggtacaggcggcgcggcccccggcggtggtcatggaggccgaccaccCCGGGGGCGGCGCAGAGCGGAAGCGGCGGGCGACGGCTAGGGTTGGgtcggttaggctgataccatgttagaaggcaGAGAGGTATTTGGTGAAATTGTTGTTGTATTGCTttagcctcgtgggcatatatataggagagacatgatcatcttggagtacaaggcaaagtagaataatatcctacgctatTCTATCTTTCCTaacaatcaatatactcaacaccgCCAATCTGTTTGGCAGAGGAGGAGCCAACACCCTCGCTTATGTCGCTGTTCTGGCAGGCACAGGAGGAGCAGTGGTACAACTTGTTCCTTCTCGAGCAACACCGACTGACAGAGGAACAGTTCTACGGCAAGCGCACGAGCGAGGAATTCGTGGCGGCCATGGCCGCGGCGAACCCCAGCTTCGTTGCCGAGCAGCAGGCGCTCTATGAGGCCGCCCGCACTCGAGCCGCCGCTGGCAACATACAAGCGGCGCAGCCGGACGCAGAGGCGATCGCAGACGAGAACACCGCCAGCTGCGCATCCTACGCATCGCCAAACGCTGATTGGCTGCGCCGGTGGGACGATGAGCGTGCCGGCCCCTCCACTCCATCGTGGATCTCACGTCCACCTGCGACGAACAGGTCGCATAATCAGATAAGAATGAATAGGAAATGGGAGGCGACGGGCCCTCAAGTCCCATGTGGGCCAGTCCATCTTTCATGTTCTACTCTTCCATACCGGCGATCACTTTGGGGACATTATTGATGCCTCTAATGGAGAAGGCGATATGAGCCCGGAGATCGCGGGAAGGGAACAACAAGGACGTGGGGGACAGCCGCCACATGCTAGGTTTAGGCCCGGTCGCTTTTTTAATTAAAATATGTCAAACATGTAATGAATGTGCTCCGATTTAGATGAAAACCATccggtttgcatgtaattcattcGGTTTGCTGAAAGCATGTTGGAAATGTATGCAGCTATAGTTGGATGACTGGCTCCCACATCAGTGTCCACGGACTGGCCCCCCTGGTCTGCGGACATATGCGGTGTCCGATTTGGGGGCCAGCgttagagatgctctaagacaaataataaagttgttattattctATTGTCATGTGCACAACTAAGTTTATATTTTATGTTAGAATTGCAAATGGTTCTTGAATGTAAGGTTCAAAGAAAAACCTAGTTGTATGTGTAGAAATATAAACACCAAAAAATCCCTAGTCAGACCTCTGGACCAACAAGAATGCCGCCAATAATGAGAGCATGCTGTTAGGGTAAGAATGGAGTTCAATAGACCCAATGATACATGGCAAGCGCTATATATGATGGTCCGATCTTTATGAATTGAAGGTGGATTTGAGAAAGAACACGAAGAATGAGGAGAAAATCTAGCACAAATTGTAGCAAAAGGTACATATGGATAAATAGTTGATTcaaatcatgagagagagagagagagagagagagagagagatgagatgaAACAACCTAGAGTTCTTCCCCAAGTTCTAAGACATGGCTGTCTTGAATTACATGGAGGAACCTTCCCCACAAGCTTGGTGTTGGGGTTGGAGTACTCGACATGGCCCGTGAAGGCGTCTACAATGGCTGATCTGGCAACCCTACTTCTCCTCGATGTGTGGCGCAACCCTTGTCAGAGGTGCACTGCATGACTGGCCTAAATCGGCTTGACGTGGGCGGCTTGGACTCTCGACATCATGGGAAGTGTCGATGGTGGATGTCCATAGGCATTACTCAAACTCAACACCATGTGTCCACTTGACTTCGGTTAGATGGCATACTTTGAGTGTTGGGTCACGAGCTCCAAATGGTCAAAACTCTAGGTTTGACCCTTCATTGGTTGAACCTAGAAATGGCGGCATTCACGTGTTGTTCTCTTGTTGAAAGCACTGATCGAAGTTTACTCAGACTTCTCTCCAAGGGTGAAAACCTATTAGCTGACCTTAGTAGTTGTATCCAGTTACAACGTTGTTTGTGCATCATTCCTTTCATGGAGGTGTTGTTGTTGGAGCACCTCCATCTTACCCTAGGGTTGCCATCATTAGTGGTGGACGGTGATGTTGCATCTGTTCTgctcttttttttgctttttttaataACTAAAAAAGTGGATCATTTCTAGTAAAAGCTGCAAGCTATTTCGTACAAATTCACAAAAAGGAAGAAGCTACAATTGGACAACAAAAATGCTTCTACGTAAGCTCTTCACCCCGTAGCATTACGTGGGTGTAGCAAAGCACATTGGACGATTAGCTAGAGTAATAATTATTGCTCACTGATGATATTTATCAATACGAAGAGTATATGCTTGTTTGCCAAAAAACAAAAGTAGTACTGGTTACACAATTGAAATGTGGGAGTGGAACAGATCCACATTTGATGAAATAAAAAAACAAAGTACGGAAGGCAAATCTTATTCGGCGCCCATGCAACAATACGTCCGTTAATGGGCTGGGCAAATGAAACCAGACGGGCACGTCTTGCCGCAGTGGTTGAGGAGGAGGCTGATGTCCACAGGCACGTTGAGGTGGAGGCCGAGGATGTTGGCCCTGACGGCGGTGCAGAGGCagacggcggcgtcgaggtcggccAACCCCTGGAGCAGCGGGCAGCACTGGTCGCGCGCCGGAACGCCGATCTTGAGGCCGAGCAGTCCACCGAGAACGTTGGCGCACACCCTCAGGTTGAGCACGTTGATGGAGCACTGCCCtccgtggccgtggccgtggccgtgccCTCCTCCTCCATGGTATGGCGGCGGAACGACGACGGGTGGTGTCGGCACGACGACCGGCGGTTGGCAATAGGTGCTTCCGCAGCcgttggcggcgacggcggagaggaggaggCTCAGCGCGACGAAGATGGCAGCTTTGCATGCCATTGTGATTGTGTGGTGTGCTAGAGTAATATAGCTAGTGCTTTGGGTTTGGGATGCATGAGAGCTTGGAGAAGTGTTGTATTTATAGCCTGGTGATACGGATGCATGCATGGATGGGATCGAGCTGTTTGACGTAGTAGCTTACGTATGTGTGTATGATCAGACGTGGCCATGTGTGATTCGATTGCTTTCAAAACTGCTGGGTTGTCCTCTCGATGTATCATTTGTTTTAGAGAGATAAGACAAGGGATTAAGCATGATATGGTTTATCAATTCTGGAGATATGGCAACAAGTTGAGCAACACCCTTGCATGTTCATGCATGTTACGCAACAGTGCAATACCTTGTCATGTCACACAACATATTTTAATCATGTATAAGCAAGTTGAGAAAGCATCCGGTATTTTTAGGCAATAGTTAAGCATGCGCTGTGAGCGCTTGGACTTGTTAGCGGTACGCGGCGCCGAGGACACGGAAATAAGGGCGCGCATAGACACCGGAAGCTAAGCCGATATCGAGGGTTACGTTACGTCCATTCATATGGCGTATTATAAGCGTGCGTGAGGTGAGGGAGATCAATAATGAACAAGCTTATGATACAGTATGATGGTTTCTACAGATCCATCCTTTGATAGTCATCTGGCTTTAGCTATCGAATGGTAGAGATTAGTCAGCAGAGCAGATCTGGTCTTCCTGGGCGCCTCTGGAGGTAAAAGTTTTTGCTTGGCTTGCTCTTCACAACTGACTGTG
This DNA window, taken from Triticum aestivum cultivar Chinese Spring chromosome 1D, IWGSC CS RefSeq v2.1, whole genome shotgun sequence, encodes the following:
- the LOC123168783 gene encoding cortical cell-delineating protein, producing the protein MACKAAIFVALSLLLSAVAANGCGSTYCQPPVVVPTPPVVVPPPYHGGGGHGHGHGHGGQCSINVLNLRVCANVLGGLLGLKIGVPARDQCCPLLQGLADLDAAVCLCTAVRANILGLHLNVPVDISLLLNHCGKTCPSGFICPAH